The nucleotide sequence TTTTCTACTCTTCCGACAAGTTGGGGGAACCGGTACCGCCAGAGGCGTTCCTGTATGCCGGCCTCGCAGGGAATGGGTTCGGATTCTGGCTCGATGCCTCGAATCAGGTTTCGGACGTCACCGGTTTCAGCGACTTTCTTCAGCGCTGCCTGCGCAGTGTTCCGCTGGAACATCGCGAGAACGTCAAAATGCAACTGGACGCATCCAAGTCGGAAGACGGGGTCGCTACGTTTATCGATGACAGCGTCGGAATGCTGCCGTACCGATTTGACCCCAGACATACCAATGTCGCCGTATCACAAGGGACGGAATGGGAGCTGGCTCCCCGCTATTGCGACTCCCCCGTCCAGATGATTACGAACGTCCAATGTGTCTTGCGAGAGCTCACCGCGAACTTCGCAGACATCCGTCTGACCGGGCAGATTTCCGGTCCGAACGAGCCCGTCACCGTGCAGCACGCGGAGGGTGAGTTCACGGTGCTGGTCAAAGGAGGGAAGTGTAACGGGACATGTCGAATCGATCGCAGGACTGGATTGCCAACACTTTCGCAGATTCAACACGATGTCGACCTGGTCATTGAGTTCCCAGACGGAAACAGAGTTGAACAGAACAAGGTCACATTCAGCACGTTGTCATCCCAGTCGAGCCTGCTCCAGCGGCCGGAAGCGTATTCGGATTCCCATGTCGAATCCGCGAGCTACCAGAAAAGCTTCAGAAAAGAGAAGCCGGGCCGAGTTGTTCCCGCAGGCAAATTCCGGCAGAATTGATCGCAAGGTCTCACTGACACTTCCAAGCAATTCGTTT is from Schlesneria sp. DSM 10557 and encodes:
- a CDS encoding DUF6263 family protein; protein product: MSLKTATAAPLVALLLSLTLCVTGAGCSYLMPTVVDDDIDLAELDDDGKQELVDEEEEDEFEELDESPSKVQDLDGKSKSGDRYPLSKTVEHRLTQIDNEGTRTSTSRAEIQLTLVVDRVLSDGRKQMSVTYDRVQFEQLSGGKRVFYSSDKLGEPVPPEAFLYAGLAGNGFGFWLDASNQVSDVTGFSDFLQRCLRSVPLEHRENVKMQLDASKSEDGVATFIDDSVGMLPYRFDPRHTNVAVSQGTEWELAPRYCDSPVQMITNVQCVLRELTANFADIRLTGQISGPNEPVTVQHAEGEFTVLVKGGKCNGTCRIDRRTGLPTLSQIQHDVDLVIEFPDGNRVEQNKVTFSTLSSQSSLLQRPEAYSDSHVESASYQKSFRKEKPGRVVPAGKFRQN